In Bdellovibrionota bacterium, a single genomic region encodes these proteins:
- a CDS encoding ABC transporter permease, which translates to MPRRIWAIALNTYREALRQKVLYTLVFFCVVLILLSRLLGQLSLGADAKIVKDTGLAAILLFGSLISIFVGVGLVFKEIERRTIYTILSKPVSRAELILGKFVGLTFTLALEVAVMTLVLFVMLMFYREPLDFGLLKAIVLIYAELCVLTAIALLFSSYSSSFMSVLFCLSFWIVGHLTDDLLQVSQSKLQGFLNETAGFDRLGAYLFAAVVRLMSLYNLDHFAISAEIVHGVPISWAWVVNALFYAVCYVILLLSGAIVLFRRKDLQ; encoded by the coding sequence GTGCCCCGGCGCATCTGGGCGATCGCTCTCAATACTTACCGGGAAGCGCTCCGTCAAAAGGTTCTCTACACGCTGGTTTTTTTCTGCGTCGTACTCATTCTCCTGTCTCGCCTTCTGGGGCAGCTCTCGCTCGGCGCGGATGCCAAGATTGTCAAAGATACCGGACTGGCCGCCATTTTGCTGTTCGGCTCGCTGATTTCGATCTTCGTGGGGGTCGGCCTTGTTTTTAAGGAGATCGAACGTCGTACGATTTACACGATTCTGTCGAAGCCGGTCTCCCGCGCTGAATTGATTCTCGGAAAATTCGTCGGCCTGACCTTTACATTGGCACTCGAGGTGGCCGTGATGACATTGGTTCTCTTCGTCATGTTGATGTTTTACCGGGAGCCGCTCGATTTCGGACTGCTTAAGGCGATTGTGCTGATTTACGCGGAGCTTTGTGTATTGACGGCCATCGCCCTCCTTTTTTCCTCGTATAGTTCGTCTTTCATGAGCGTTCTGTTTTGTCTTTCCTTCTGGATCGTCGGCCATCTGACCGACGATCTTCTGCAGGTTTCGCAGTCAAAGCTGCAGGGTTTTCTGAACGAGACCGCCGGCTTTGATCGACTTGGAGCCTATCTGTTCGCGGCGGTCGTCCGCCTGATGTCGCTTTATAATCTGGATCATTTTGCGATCAGCGCCGAGATCGTACACGGCGTACCGATCTCGTGGGCCTGGGTGGTCAATGCGCTTTTTTATGCCGTCTGCTACGTGATTCTTTTGCTCTCAGGAGCGATTGTTTTGTTCCGGAGGAAGGATCTACAGTGA